The genomic window TTATTTCAGTGTCTGCTACGGGCGGAAGTGGGACTTATGAATACCAATTAGATGGCGGTGTTTGGCAAAGCAATGCAACCTTTGAATATGTAATTGGATGTCAAGAACATACGGTGGCTGTACGTGATGCACTTGGGTGTAGCACAATCCCTGAAACAACAGTAATGATTATGGAATTTCCAAAATTCTTTACGCCAAATGGCGATGGGTATAACGACACTTGGAACATCAAATGTTTGAGAGATGACCCCACTGCGTTGATCTCTATTTTTGACCGTTTTGGAAAACTACTGTTTCAATTTAAACCCAGTCAAAATGCATGGAATGGTGTGTTTAATGGATTGATGTTACCAGCGACTGATTATTGGTTTGTGGTAAATTACTTGAAAAGTAATGACGTACAAACGGAGTTCAGATCCCATTTTTCATTACGCCATTGAAAACGACTAAAAAATAGGGGGTATTTCTTCAACTCAAAAATTAAAAACCAATCTTCCTTAATTCTGTTTGATTTATTGTTTTTTAAAAGTAATATGAGGGTTTAAATACTTTGTATTTGGATTATTTTTCATTTCTTTGAAGGATTAACCAATTTTAAGCTTACATATTGATATTAAACCCTAGTGCTTCGACCCGTATAGCGTTGTTTATTTTAACCATTATCTGTTTTCAAACAGCTTCCCACACACAAACCTTAAATACAATTCGAAATGGTACACCAGGCTCAGGAGTATGGATGGGAAATAATGGATTAGCCCCATGGGTTTTGGGTAAGGGCGACGATTGTTATCGAATAACCACTTCAGACCAAGGTCAAGGTGGAGCAGTATGGTATAATCACCCGATCAATTTTAATAATCCTTTCACGATTAGTTATCAAGCTTATTTTGGACTTAATCAAAGTGGTGGAGATGGTATGGCCCTTGTTTTTAAGAGTAATAACAATAATGAGTTAGGATCAACAGGTGAAGGTATAGGATATGGAGGAATTAGTCCTTCAATGATTTTTGAGTTTGACACCTATTGGAACAGCGGAAAAGGGGATCCTCGTCCTGAACCTAATGAAGATCACGTCGCATTCAACTGGTGGGGAAATCCAAATCACAACACATCTGCAATATCAAGTGTTCAGTCTGTTCCAAATATTGAAGACGACGCCTTCCATGAAGTTAAAGTGACGTGGGAACCAGCGCCTGTTAGTCGACTTAGGCTTTATTTAGATTGTGACCTAAAATTAAGTATTAATGGGTTGTATATTCAAACTGGCGTTATGGGTGGAGATTATACCAATTATTATTTTGGTTTTACAGGCTCCACAGGGGCAAACACAAACGCACAATTTGTTTGCTTTAACAGTATTTCATTTGTTGATGGCCTTAATATACCAGATACCACCATTTGCGAGGGACAAACAGTAACATGGATAAACGCTTTAATCCCCTCTGGGACCTCCTACAGTTGGAGTCCAACAACGGGCGTTAGCAACCCTAACATTTCAAATCCAACATTCACACCCACTACCACAACAACCTATACCGTTAGTATTAGCGATGTGTGTGGGGACGTCACAACTGAAGATGTTACAATCAACGTCAACCCAAATATAGTTCCTAGTTTTCTAGTTGATGTTGATCTTTTCTGTGTAGGAGATGCCAACCCATTAAACAACACCTCTTTAGAAGGAATTACAGGCAGCTGGTCGCCTGCCTTTGACAATACAACTTCTGGAACCTATACATTTACACCAACTGCAGGACAATGCGCAACTACAGCAACAAAAACCATCACAGTCAATCCGTTTATTGACTCTAACTTTAATACTGTTGCCGACATTTGTGATGGCGACCCTTTAGCACAACTGCCAACCACTTCTAACAATGGTATTACGGGAACTTGGAGTCCTGCTCTTGACAATACGATCACGACAGAGTATACATTTACACCTGATGGAGGGCAATGTGCAAACCCAGCGAACCTCACCATCACAGTGATCCAAAAAACAGACCCTACATTTACAGCAGTTGCCGACATTTGTGATGGCGACCCATTAGCACAACTGCCAATTGTCTCTAACAATGGGGTTACGGGTATTTGGGCACCAGCGCTTGACAATACGCTCACAACTATTTATACCTTCACACCCGATGCAGGACAATGTGCAGATACAGCTACCCTAACGATTACAGTCAATCAAAAAACAGAGCCTGTGTTTACCGCTGTTGCTGATATTTGTAATGGCGACGTTTTAAATCCTTTACCAACCACTTCTAATGATGGTTTTACGGGAACTTGGACACCGGTTCTTGACAACACACTGACGACGGTTTATACCTTTACTCCGGATGCAGGCGAGTGTGCAGATCCAACAACGCTCACAATCAATGTGAATCAAAAAGTAGATCCTGATTTTAATATAGTAAATGATGTTTGTAATGGAGCTATTTTAGCACCCTTACCGACACTCTCAAACGACGGCTTCAACGGAACCTGGAGCCCAGCGCTTGACACCACCACAACAACGACTTATACCTTTACTCCTGACTTAGGCGATTGTGCAAATCCAGTAACCTCCACCATTACGGTCAATCCGATTGTTGATCCAACTTTTGACCCTGTTGATGACATCTGTGACGGCTCTGTTTTAGCTCCCCTACCGACCATTTCTAACGAGGGAGTTAACGGAACTTGGAGTCCTGCGCTTGACGCTACAGCAACAACGACTTATACATTTACACCTGATGTGGGAGAATGTGCCAACCCAACAACGCTCACCATTACCTATGTTGAAAAAATAAATTCTTTCTTTACGCCTGTTAATGACATTTGTAATGGAGACGTTTTAACACCGCTTCCGACCACTTCCAACAATGGGGTTATCGGAACTTGGACGCCTGCACTGGACGCTACAGCAACAACGACTTATACATTTACACCTGGTGTGGGAGAATGTGCGTTTCCAACTACCCTCACTATTGTGGTGAACCAGAAGGTAAATCCTGATTTTACCCCTGTAAACGACATCTGTGACGGCGATTTATTACTGCCACTGCCTATCACCTCTAACGATGGGATTACGGGGAGTTGGAGTCCAACGATTGATAATACGATTACAACCACTTATACATTTACACCCAACACTTGGGAGTGTGCAAATCCAATAACCCTTACTATTACGGTTGAGCAGAAAACAGACCCTGTGTTTACAGCTGTTGACGACATTTGTAATGGTGACGTTTTAGCAGCACTGCCAATCACGTCTAACAATGGTGTGACTGGAACTTGGAGTCCTGCGCTTGACAATACCCTGACGACTTTTTACACATTTACGCCTACTGCAGGACTCTGTGCAAACCCAGCAACGCTCTCGATTGTGGTGGAACAAAAAGTAGATCCTGTTTTTATCCCTGTTGACGACATTTGTGATGGCGATATTTTAGTGCCACTGCCAACCACTTCTAACGACGGGATCAACGGAACTTGGACGCCTGCACTTGACAATACACTGACGACTGTTTATACATTCACACCTGATACAGGAGAATGTGCAAACCCAGCAACGCTCACCATCTCTGTAAATCAAAAAGTAGATCCTGTTTTTACCGCTGTTGATGACATTTGTGATGGCGATGTTTTAGCAGCACTGCCAACAACTTCGAACAATGGGATTGTTGGTACTTGGAGTGCCGCAATGGACAATAGGCTGACAACCACTTATACATTTACGCCTGATGTAGGAGAATGTGCAAACCCAACAACGCTCACGATTGTGGTGAACCAAAAAGTAGATCCTGACTTCACCCCTGTGAACGACATTTGTGATGGGGATCTTATAATGCCGCTACCAATTACCTCTAACGATGGAATTACAGGAAGCTGGAGTCCAGCACTAGACAATACGCTCACAACCACTTATACCTTTACACCCGAGCTATGGGAATGTGCAAATCCAGCAACACTCACCATTACGGTGGAACAGAAAACAAATCCTGATTTTACGGCTGTGGATGACATCTGTAACGGAGATGTTCTAACGCCACTGCCAACGACTTCGAACAATGGGATTACGGGGACTTGGACGCCTGCGCTTGACAATACAACGACGTCTGTTTATACGTTTACTCCGGATGCAGGACTTTGTGCGAATCCAGCAACGCTTACCATTGCAGTGATTCAAAAAGTGGACCCAATCTTCACTCCTGTGGATGGCATTTGTGAAAATGATGTTTTAGCTCCTTTGCCGACGACTTCTAACGACGGGATCACAGGAACTTGGACGCCTGCGCTTGATAACACCATAACAACGCTATATACGTTTACGCCAGATGTAGGAGAATGTGCAAATACTGCAACGCTCACCATTCTTGTTGAACAAAGATTAAATTCAGTGTTTACGCCCGTTGATGCGATCTGTAATGGAGAGGCTTTGACAACTTTACCAACGACTTCTAATAATGGGATTACGGGAACGTGGAGTCCTATTCTTAACAATAGGCTGACGACGACTTATACCTTTACTCCGAATTGGTGGGAGTGTGCTCGTACAGAAATACTCACTATTGAAGTGAACCAAAAGGTGGATCCAGACTTTACCCCTGTGGATGCTATTTGTGACGGCGATTTTTTAACCGCCTTACCGACCACATCCAACGAGGGAATTACAGGAAGTTGGAGTCCGATACTTGACAATACACAGACAACGACGTATCGATTTGCGCCCAATCCGTGGGAGTGTGCCATTCCTACAACGCTTACCATTGTAGTGGCTCAAAAAGCAGATCCTGTTTTCACGCCTGTAAATGACATTTGTGACGGGGATCTTTTAACGCCTTTACCAACGGTTTCTAATGATGGTTTTTCAGGGGTTTGGAGTCCAGCGATGGACAATACCACCACGACGCTTTACACATTTATGCCTGACATTGGCGAGTGTGCAAATCCAACTACGCTTACCATTGTGGTGATTCCAAACAGTATTTCTACGTTTACTCAGATTGATCCTATTTGCGATGGCGACACGGTGGTGTTGCCGACGGTCACTAACGAAGGGTTTAGAGGATCTTGGACGCCTGCCTTCAACAACAATGCAACAACGACTTATACGTTTACCGCAGATCCCGGTGAATGTGCTGAACCCACCACTATGACGGTGGTTGTGAATCCGATCAATGTGTTAACGATCAGTGCCATTAATCAGTCGGAAGATTTTGATGCGAATCAAATGATTTCAGTTTCCGTAACGGGAGGAAGTGGTTCTTATGAATATCAGCTAGATGGTGGAAATTGGCAACTCAGCTCTGTTTTTGAATATGTGATTGGTTGTCAGGAACATACATTTAAGGTCAGAGATGTAATTGATGTCTGTAATACACAACCGGAAGCAACCCTCACTATTTTGGAGTTCCCAAAGTTTTTTACACCAAATGGCGATGGCTATAACGATACTTGGAACATCAAATGTTTGAGAGATGACGCTTCAGCTTCGGTCACTATTTTTGACCGTTTGGGAAAATTGTTGTTTCAATTTAGTCCCAATCGCAGTGCTTGGAATGGAACTTTTAATGGATCGATGTTGCCAGGAACTGATTATTGGTTTGTGGTGACTTACTTAAAAAGTGATGGCGTACAAACGCAGTTTAGATCCCATTTTTCATTGCGTCATTAGAAGTCGTGACGACACTTGAAATTAACTTTTAAAATAGCATCAAAAGAAGAGGGCGATTTTCAACACATAAATTGAAAAACAACCCCCTTAACTTCATGTAATTTATTGCAGTTTAAAAGCAATTCAACCTCCTAATTGCTTAGTAATTAGATTATTTTTCATTTCTTTGGGGGATTAACCAATTTTAAGCTTACATATTGATATTAAATCCTAGTACCTCGACCCGTATAGCGTTGTTTATTTTAACCGTTATCTGTTTTCAAACAGCTTCCCACACACAAACCTTAAATACAATTCGAAATGGTACACCAGGCTCAGGAGTATGGATGGGAAATAATGGATTAGCCCCATGGGTTTTGGGTAAGGGCGACGATTGTTATCGAATAACCACTTCAGACCAAGGTCAAGGTGGAGCAGTATGGTATAATCACCCGATCAATTTTAATAATCCTTTCACGATTAGTTATCAAGCTTATTTTGGACTTAATCAAAGTGGTGGAGATGGTATGGCCCTTGTTTTTAAGAGTAATAACAATAATGAGTTAGGATCAACAGGTGAAGGTATAGGATATGGAGGAATTAGTCCTTCAATGATTTTTGAGTTTGACACCTATGGAACAGCGGAAAAGGGGATCCTCGTCCTGAACCTAATGAAGATCACGTCGCATTCAACTGGTGGGGAAATCCAAATCACAACACATCTGCAATATCAAGTGTTCAGTCTGTTCCAAATATTGAAGACGACGCCTTCCATGAAGTTAAAGTGACGTGGGAACCAGCGCCTGTTAGTCGACTTAGGCTTTATTTAGATTGTGACCTAAAATTAAGTATTAATGGGTTGTATATTCAAACTGGCGTTATGGGTGGAGATTATACCAATTATTATTTTGGTTTTACAGGCTCCACAGGGGCAAACACAAACGCACAATTTGTTTGCTTTAACAGTATTTCATTTGTTGATGGCCTTAATATACCAGATACCACCATTTGCGAGGGACAAACAGTAACATGGATAAACGCTTTAATCCCCTCTGGGACCTCCTACAGTTGGAGTCCAACAACGGGCGTTAGCAACCCTAACATTTCAAATCCAACATTCACACCCACTACCACAACAACCTATACCGTTAGTATTAGCGATGTGTGTGGGGACGTCACAACTGAAGATGTTACAATCAACGTCAACCCAAATATAGTTCCTAGTTTTCTAGTTGATGTTGATCTTTTCTGTGTAGGAGATGCCAACCCATTAAACAACACCTCTTTAGAAGGAATTACAGGCAGCTGGTCGCCTGCCTTTGACAATACAACTTCTGGAACCTATACATTTACACCAACTGCAGGACAATGCGCAACTACAGCAACAAAAACCATCACAGTCAATCCGTTTATTGACTCTAACTTTAATACTGTTGCCGACATTTGTGATGGCGACCCTTTAGCACAACTGCCAACCACTTCTAACAATGGTATTACGGGAACTTGGAGTCCTGCTCTTGACAATACGATCACGACAGAGTATACATTTACACCTGATGGAGGGCAATGTGCAAACCCAGCGAACCTCACCATCACAGTGATCCAAAAAACAGACCCTACATTTACAGCAGTTGCCGACATTTGTGATGGCGACCCATTAGCACAACTGCCAATTGTCTCTAACAATGGGGTTACGGGTATTTGGGCACCAGCGCTTGACAATACAATTACGACACTTTATACATTTACACCTACTGCAGGACTCTGTGCCAATCCAACAACGCTCACCATCACAGTGATCCAAAAAACAGACCCTACATTTACAGCTGTGAATGACATTTGTAACGGGGATGTTTTAAATCCTTTACCAACCACATCTAACAATGGAGTGAATGGAACTTGGACACCAGCACTGAACAATACACTCACGACACAGTATACTTTTACGCCTGATGCAGGCGAGTGTGCAAATACGGCTACGCTCGTGATTTTAGTGAATCAAAAAACAGACCCTACCTTTGCAGCCATCAACGATATCTGTAATGGGGCTGCTTTAGACCCCTTGCCAACGATCTCAAACAATGGAGTGAACGGAACTTGGACCCCTGCACTTGACAATACGTTAACGACGACTTATACATTTACACCAACTGCAGGACTCTGTGCAAATCCAACAACGCTTACCATCACAGTAAACGATCAAGTAGATCCCTTATTTACGGCTGTTGCGGATATTTGTAATGGCGACATTATAGCACCCTTAGCAACCACGTCTAACAATGGCATTACAGGAAGTTGGAATCCAGCTCTTGATAACACACTCACAACGACTTATACGTTTACGCCCAGTCCAACCGAATGTGCAAATCCAACAACACTCACTATTGTAGTCAACCAAAAAGTGAATCCACTATTTACGCCTGTTAATGACATTTGTAATGGCGACGTTTTAGTGCCTTTACCAACCACGTCTAACGATGGTATTACAGGGACTTGGAGTCCAACACTTGACAATACAATCACGACGACTTATACTTTTACCCCAGATGTAGGGGAATGTGCAAACCCAGCAACGCTCACGATTACAGTGATTCAAAAAGTGGACTCGATATTTAACCCCATAGGTGACATCTGTAGTGGCGGTCCTCTAGTGCCACACCCAACGACCTCTAATAATGGGATCACAGGAACTTGGAGTCCTGCGCTTGACAATACAATCACAACCTTATATACGTTTACCCCTGATGCAGGCGAATGTGCAAACCCAGCAACGCTTACCATATTAGTGAATCAAAGAGTTGACCCGACCTTTATGGCTGTTGGCGGTATCTGTAACGGTGCAGTTTTAGCGCCTTTACCAACTACCTCTAATGAGGGTATTAACGGAACTTGGAGTCCTGCACTGGACAATACAATCACGACCTTATATACCTTTACGCCTGATCCAGGAGAATGTGCAAACCCAACAACGCTTACTATTACGGTAGGTGAACCAGTAGATCCCCTATTTACGCCTATAAACGACATCTGTAACGGAGAAGCTTTAGCACCCTTGCCTCCAACATCTAACAATGGGATTACCGGAACTTGGAATCAAGCACCTAGCAATACGGCTACTGCTGTTTACATATTTACGCCTAATGCGTGGGAGTGTGCAAACCCAACAACACTCTCCATTACGGTAAATCAGAAAGTAGATCCTGACTTCACGCCTGTGAATGACATTTGTAATGGCGACGTTTTAGCACCCTTACCAACCACGTCTAACGATGGCATTATTGGTACTTGGACGCCTGCTGTTGACAATACGCTGACAACCACCTATACGTTTACACCAGATCCAAACGAATGTGCCAACCCAGCAACCCTTACGATTGTAGTGAATCAAAAAGTAAACCCTGATTTCACCCCTGTGGATGATATCTGTACTGGAACTGTTTTAGCGCCTTTACCAACGACGGCTAACAATGGTGTAACCGGAACTTGGAGTCCAGCACTTGATAATACAATAACTACCTTATATACATTTACACCTGATGCAGGCTTGTGTGCAAACCCAGCAACGCTGACCATTTTAGTGATCCAAAAATTAGATCCTATTTTTGACCCTATAAACCTCATTTGTGAAGGCGATTTATTAGCACCCTTACCAACAAATTCCAATCAAGGAATTGCGGGAACTTGGAGTCCTGCACTGGACAATACTGCAACTGGCATTTATACATTTACACCCAATGCAGGCGAATGTGCAAATCCTACAAACCTAACCGTTACAGTCATTCCTAACAGCATTTCTACGTTCACACAAATAGACCCTATTTGTGCCGGCGAGACGATCACATTACTAACACAATCGAATCAAGGATTTAATGGAACTTGGAGTCCTGCTGTTGATAATACCACAACGACGACTTACACCTTTACAGCAGATCCAGGCGAATGTGCAGACCCAACCACAATGACGGTAGTGGTCATTCCTGTAAATGTTTTAACGATTAGTGCTATAAATCTTTCAGAGGAATTTGATGCGAATCAAGTTATTTCCGTAACGGCATCAGGCGGAAGTGGTTCTTATGAGTATCAATTAGATGGCGGAGATTGGCAGTTCAGTTCTATTTTCGAATATGTAATTGGATGTGATGAGCATACGGTGGCGGTAAGAGATGCCGTTGATAGCTGTAACATCCAGCCAGAAACCACAGTTGCGATTATGGAGTTCCCTAAATTCTTTACACCTAATGGTGATGGTTATAACGATACTTGGAACATCAAATGTTTTCTTGACGACCCTTTTGCAATGGTGCGTTTATCCGATCGTTACGGGAAGTTATTGTATGAATTTAAACCAAGTCTAGACTCATGGGATGGCTCATTCAATGGCGAGATGTTGCCCAGTACGGACTATTGGTTTGTGGTAACCTATATAAACAGTAATGGAGTGGAAACGATTTACAGATCTCACTTTTCTTTGAGACGTTAAGAGACGTCAATTTTTAAGCTAAATAACAGACAGTCACATTCTTTTGTGAAACTAAAATAATTGCTTTTTAAAATATTTTTTTGTACTTAATTACATATTTCTTAAATAAATCGTAAATTTATGAGAATAATTCAATTTTATTCACTAAATTAGGCAGTAACCAAACTTTTAAGTAATATATAGATGTTTTATCGTAATAACACAGCACTTGTAGCGTTGTTTGTTTTTGCCGCTATAAGCTTTCAGACTTTATCCCATGCACAGTTAAATACCGTAACTGCTGGCAGTGCCTCAGACTTAGGAGGCAATTGTTATGAAATCACTCCTGATCAGGTTTACCTCTCTGTTGTAAATTCAATATTTTCTCCTACAATCACAACAACCTTTACAGTTAGCATTACCGACATTTGTGAAGACGTCACAACCGAGTGTGTTTTAATCACCGTCAATCCAACTATTACTCCAACATTTACACCAATAAACCCTATTTGTGAAGGAACTATTTTATTGAATTTACCAACCATATCAAATAATGGCTTTAGGGACACCTGATCTCCTGCCGCAAATAATAAAGTACCTACAGATTACTCCTTTACCCCCCAACCCCAATTCCGGGTGTTTGCTGTAATGATGGTAAAATGACCATTACAGTTTTTACAAAAGCAATCCTACTATTTACCCAAGTTGACCCCTTTTTTGCCTACGATTTCCAATGGTGGGATTATTGGTGTTTGTAGTCCTTCATTAAATAATTTAGAAAATACATTGAGGAAATTTCACTTAAAAAGTGGAGAGAATGCGTAAAGGGTAAGAAAACAAAATACGCTAAATCTAGAGTTACAAATAATCAATTTAAACTAAAAATTAAAAAACTAAGCTATGAAAAACCTAATCCACATTATTATTTTTATGTTTGGAATTTCCATGTTAGGACAAACATTTATTCTACAAGAACGCGATAAACAATTACATTTTGCAGCTGGGAGTTTTGCTGGAGTGTTAGGTTACAGTTGGTCATATCATAGGTACCATAATAAAACTAAAGCTATAATTACAGGTTTATGTACTTCACTTGTAGCTGGCGTTGCTAAAGAAGTATATGATAACTATCAAGGAGGCATTTTTGATAAAAGAGATATATTAGCAACTGGAATGGGTGGAGTATTTGTAACATTTACAATACCACTATTTCAAAATAAAAAGAATAGGTCACAGTAGGAATTACATGTTCTAGTTTCGATCTATTTTATGCAGTTCATGTTAAGATTCTGTAAGAGGCAAAACAACAATAACTAAATCATTATTATAAATACAATCCATCAAAATTAGCGATACAAACCTATCGGAAGAATTAATGTCAATAAAACTATTTCAGCAATGGCATCGAGTAGATGTGGTACTTATGAATATCAATTAGATGGAGTAGATTGCCAAACGAGTTCAGTATTTGAAAATGTGATTGGATGTGATGATCATAGGATGGAAATAGGGATTTGTTCATTAATGTATAAATTTAGATTGCACCAATTTTGACAAAAATCACACCAAAATAATCAGAAATATGCTTTTAACTGCACAGTCCCCGTATGGATGGTGCGACTGGTTTCACTCTTTCTGCCAAAATAATTGATATTCAGATCTAAGAACTTCGTCAGTTTTTTTTGCGCAATTAAAGACCACGTAAAGTTAGTGCCAGGCTGTAAGCCTTCCATCATTTGGTAGGCAACCGGCGTATTGGCATTTCCAGAAAAATCATTTGAAAAATAATTAAACTCTCCTGTAATGGCGGCTTTCTGATTTTGGGTTAGCGTAAACGATACTCCATATTTCTCTTGTGTGAGTTGTTCCAAACCTCCAATAGAATTGTCTTTCTTTTGATGTTGATAATACACATCAAAGCGTTTGTTATCATCCAGTAAATAGGACAGTTTGGGATTCAAAAGCGTTTCATTAAGTTGATAATTTTTAGATGAAAAGTTTTGGCTTGCACTTTTATTTTTATCTAAGTTCGTTTGTAAATTGAGCAACCACTGCTCTTGAATTATATGTGAAAAATTAAGCTGATGACTAAACGTTTCCTGTTCCACATACCCAAATGACAACACATTCCGAGCGTTGGATTCCGAATAACTGTAGGAAACCGTATAATGTTGCTTCCCTCTGTTGTAAAACAACTGATTTCTAAAATTCGATTGCAATGCCAACTGATCTTCCGACGTTGAATGAAACGGATTTAGACGGATGGATGCACTGTTATTTTTATCCTTTCGATCGATTAAAAAAGAGGTTTGGTTATAAAAATGAGACCAAAACCGTTTGGAGGCTTGGGTCGAATTGGCCCACTGAATTGGGTTTAAAGTCAGGGATTGACTCAGTTTATTTTGATGCGTTGGAATGTAAACTTGGTTGGGCAACAACACACGAACATAAGTCGCTAGATCTTGAAATTGAGCGATTTCAAATTCTTCTAATTCCTGAATACCGTTCTCATTATAATCGAACCAGACAAAACTTCCCTGACCAGGTTCTACTTCTACATACGTAAAATCTTGTTGTGGCAAACGCCCTGCATTGGTTTCAAACAGTGTATTCCAATGGATCAAATTATTGACTAACTTTTGACTGTATTGCAATCGAGAATTGATTGATTTCTGAGTGGCCGTGGATGCGTTTGTAGATTTAAAAACCCTGTAATTTGCATATAAACTCAAATTCGTGTTTTGAGTTTGAATCCATTTGGAATCCAAATAATAGGTGTCTGATGCGTTCACTTTGGCAAGGCGGTTATTCTGAATACTGTCATTCACCCTGTGAATATACCCTAGTTTCACAAACACCTTTGTTGAATCACCAATACCCGTAAACACTTCATAGGCTTGAAATTTCTGACTGATGGGGTCTAACTGATTTAATACAACATCCTTTTTTTC from Formosa sp. Hel1_33_131 includes these protein-coding regions:
- a CDS encoding T9SS type B sorting domain-containing protein, giving the protein MGGDYTNYYFGFTGSTGANTNAQFVCFNSISFVDGLNIPDTTICEGQTVTWINALIPSGTSYSWSPTTGVSNPNISNPTFTPTTTTTYTVSISDVCGDVTTEDVTINVNPNIVPSFLVDVDLFCVGDANPLNNTSLEGITGSWSPAFDNTTSGTYTFTPTAGQCATTATKTITVNPFIDSNFNTVADICDGDPLAQLPTTSNNGITGTWSPALDNTITTEYTFTPDGGQCANPANLTITVIQKTDPTFTAVADICDGDPLAQLPIVSNNGVTGIWAPALDNTITTLYTFTPTAGLCANPTTLTITVIQKTDPTFTAVNDICNGDVLNPLPTTSNNGVNGTWTPALNNTLTTQYTFTPDAGECANTATLVILVNQKTDPTFAAINDICNGAALDPLPTISNNGVNGTWTPALDNTLTTTYTFTPTAGLCANPTTLTITVNDQVDPLFTAVADICNGDIIAPLATTSNNGITGSWNPALDNTLTTTYTFTPSPTECANPTTLTIVVNQKVNPLFTPVNDICNGDVLVPLPTTSNDGITGTWSPTLDNTITTTYTFTPDVGECANPATLTITVIQKVDSIFNPIGDICSGGPLVPHPTTSNNGITGTWSPALDNTITTLYTFTPDAGECANPATLTILVNQRVDPTFMAVGGICNGAVLAPLPTTSNEGINGTWSPALDNTITTLYTFTPDPGECANPTTLTITVGEPVDPLFTPINDICNGEALAPLPPTSNNGITGTWNQAPSNTATAVYIFTPNAWECANPTTLSITVNQKVDPDFTPVNDICNGDVLAPLPTTSNDGIIGTWTPAVDNTLTTTYTFTPDPNECANPATLTIVVNQKVNPDFTPVDDICTGTVLAPLPTTANNGVTGTWSPALDNTITTLYTFTPDAGLCANPATLTILVIQKLDPIFDPINLICEGDLLAPLPTNSNQGIAGTWSPALDNTATGIYTFTPNAGECANPTNLTVTVIPNSISTFTQIDPICAGETITLLTQSNQGFNGTWSPAVDNTTTTTYTFTADPGECADPTTMTVVVIPVNVLTISAINLSEEFDANQVISVTASGGSGSYEYQLDGGDWQFSSIFEYVIGCDEHTVAVRDAVDSCNIQPETTVAIMEFPKFFTPNGDGYNDTWNIKCFLDDPFAMVRLSDRYGKLLYEFKPSLDSWDGSFNGEMLPSTDYWFVVTYINSNGVETIYRSHFSLRR